In a genomic window of Rhodovulum sp. P5:
- a CDS encoding peptidoglycan -binding protein yields the protein MALTRRGGNRFQASIWPGFVDAMTALLLVLMFVLSIFMIMQVMLKETITGQETELSELGSQLSALANALGIERTRTAELEEELGTLGSALSEARAEAETREALIASLQGRVAAQAADLEAAGVRIADFETQVARLLTERDAARTRGAALTQEIAELEATRADLEQAQQALMSEQEQLQFALAAAREAIDAGVEAARLAAAKREALEALIADLKTKNSDSEAARHALEGQVADLRADLSEEEAARLAEAAAAEALRRKLAGSEDELTAMTLVLEEERRKAEETLTLLAAAEAAKQSLGEKLTDALAAGDALGNNLAAVAAEKQALGDRLGDALAKGQALGEQLSTQMAALDRAGDDLADADRARQALEADLKRARAEIAALRNEVGDKAEIERRLAAALAAKLAAEQAADQNLSAAEQRAALLAEANRTLQAEEARSAEDRRKLALLNQQVAALRADLGNVLSLLEQSEARESQAQVQIDDLGARLNVALAQAAAEQRARAELEAAERQRLEEEAQRLADEARRLETYRSEFFGELRQLLAGRPGVRIEGDRFVFSSEVLFQIGSATLSEDGKEQIAKVVSILRDVADQIPAEIDWILRVDGHTDNAPLVEGAAFADNWELSQARALSVVRFMVDDLGFPPDRLAAAGFGEYQPVEAGDSPEARAHNRRIELKLTER from the coding sequence ATGGCCCTGACCCGGCGCGGCGGAAACCGGTTTCAGGCCTCGATCTGGCCGGGTTTCGTCGATGCCATGACGGCGCTGTTGCTGGTGCTGATGTTCGTGCTGTCGATCTTCATGATCATGCAGGTCATGTTGAAAGAGACGATCACTGGGCAGGAAACCGAACTTTCCGAACTCGGGTCGCAACTATCGGCATTGGCTAATGCGCTTGGCATCGAACGCACGCGCACGGCAGAGTTGGAAGAGGAACTCGGCACGCTCGGCTCGGCCCTGTCGGAGGCGCGCGCCGAGGCGGAGACGCGGGAAGCGTTGATCGCCTCCTTGCAAGGCCGCGTGGCGGCGCAGGCGGCCGACCTAGAGGCTGCCGGTGTGCGGATCGCCGATTTCGAGACGCAGGTGGCCCGGCTGCTGACCGAGCGTGATGCGGCGCGGACACGCGGCGCGGCCCTGACCCAGGAGATCGCCGAACTGGAGGCGACCCGTGCTGATCTGGAGCAGGCGCAACAGGCGCTGATGTCGGAGCAGGAGCAGCTACAGTTCGCCCTTGCCGCTGCCCGGGAGGCGATCGACGCCGGGGTTGAGGCCGCGCGGCTGGCCGCGGCCAAGCGCGAAGCGTTGGAAGCCCTGATCGCGGATCTCAAGACAAAGAACTCTGATAGCGAGGCGGCCCGTCACGCGCTTGAAGGTCAGGTCGCGGACTTGCGCGCCGATCTGTCCGAAGAGGAAGCCGCGCGGCTGGCCGAAGCCGCGGCAGCAGAGGCCTTGCGTCGGAAACTGGCGGGCTCCGAAGACGAACTGACCGCGATGACCCTGGTGCTGGAGGAGGAACGCCGGAAGGCCGAGGAAACGCTGACCCTGTTGGCCGCGGCAGAGGCAGCGAAGCAATCCCTTGGGGAGAAACTGACGGACGCGCTGGCCGCAGGGGATGCGCTGGGGAACAACTTGGCCGCGGTCGCGGCCGAGAAACAGGCCCTGGGGGATCGGCTGGGCGATGCGCTTGCGAAAGGTCAGGCGCTGGGGGAACAGCTTTCGACCCAAATGGCTGCGCTGGACCGTGCCGGGGATGACCTTGCAGACGCGGACAGGGCCCGGCAGGCGCTGGAGGCCGATTTGAAACGCGCGCGGGCCGAAATTGCCGCGCTGCGAAATGAAGTGGGCGACAAGGCGGAGATCGAACGCCGTCTCGCCGCCGCGCTTGCCGCGAAGCTGGCAGCAGAGCAGGCGGCCGATCAGAACCTGAGTGCGGCCGAACAGCGTGCGGCCCTTCTGGCCGAGGCCAACCGCACGCTTCAGGCCGAGGAAGCACGCTCTGCCGAGGACCGGCGCAAGCTTGCCCTGCTGAACCAGCAGGTGGCTGCGCTGCGCGCCGATCTGGGCAATGTCCTGTCGCTGCTGGAACAGAGCGAGGCGCGGGAGTCGCAGGCACAGGTTCAGATCGACGACCTTGGGGCGCGGCTGAACGTGGCATTGGCGCAGGCCGCCGCGGAACAGCGAGCCCGGGCCGAACTGGAAGCTGCCGAACGCCAGCGGCTGGAGGAAGAGGCGCAGCGTTTGGCCGATGAGGCGCGGCGTCTGGAAACCTACCGGTCGGAGTTCTTTGGCGAATTGCGTCAGCTTCTGGCGGGGCGCCCGGGCGTGCGGATCGAGGGGGACCGGTTCGTGTTCTCGTCCGAGGTGCTGTTCCAGATCGGGAGCGCCACGCTGTCGGAGGATGGCAAGGAGCAGATCGCCAAGGTCGTGTCGATCCTGCGGGACGTGGCGGATCAAATCCCGGCCGAGATCGACTGGATCCTCAGGGTGGACGGGCATACCGACAACGCGCCTTTGGTCGAAGGGGCAGCCTTTGCTGACAACTGGGAACTGAGCCAGGCCCGGGCGCTGTCGGTCGTGCGCTTCATGGTCGACGATCTGGGCTTTCCCCCCGACCGGCTGGCCGCTGCGGGGTTCGGCGAGTATCAGCCGGTTGAAGCTGGCGACAGCCCAGAGGCCCGCGCCCACAACCGCCGGATCGAACTGAAACTGACCGAGCGGTGA
- a CDS encoding biopolymer transporter ExbB, which yields MAMTEREAEPQFSRPLRQIFLMLFAVGLFSAGAYVAFPSVQPVFLANPYLNGAILFVFVIGVMACFLQVIQLIASVHWIEGFVARTPGHEITRAPRLLAPLAALLRKREKRMQISSASARSILESVATRIDEARDITRYITNLLIFLGLLGTFYGLATTVPAVVETIRSLAPQEGEGGVEVFGRLMTGLEAQLGGMGTAFASSLLGLAGSLVVGLLELFASHGQNRFYRELEEWLSTITRLGFSSGDGEGEGGGEAGMLAATLDQLAEHMDGMQSLFVRSEGARDALQAQVGTLVEAVNTLGVAMEQQLDDRQALTAALTRMAEGQERAVAVIEKRVEEGGLLADTEAHMRLRSIDVQLLRILEEIAAGRQETLTDLRGDLAEIGRALSRLDPEGERWS from the coding sequence ATGGCGATGACCGAGCGCGAAGCGGAGCCTCAATTTTCCCGCCCGCTGCGCCAAATCTTCCTGATGCTGTTCGCGGTCGGGCTGTTCTCGGCCGGGGCTTATGTTGCCTTTCCCAGTGTTCAGCCCGTCTTTCTCGCCAACCCCTATCTGAACGGCGCGATTCTGTTTGTCTTCGTCATCGGGGTGATGGCCTGCTTCCTGCAGGTGATCCAGTTGATTGCCTCGGTTCATTGGATCGAGGGGTTCGTCGCCCGGACCCCGGGGCATGAGATCACGCGCGCGCCGCGGCTTCTGGCCCCGCTGGCGGCGCTTTTGCGCAAGCGCGAAAAGCGGATGCAGATCAGTTCCGCCTCGGCCCGGTCAATCCTTGAATCCGTCGCCACCCGGATCGACGAGGCGCGGGATATCACGCGCTACATTACCAATCTGCTGATCTTCCTTGGGCTTCTCGGCACCTTTTACGGCCTGGCCACGACCGTTCCCGCGGTGGTCGAAACCATCCGCTCGCTCGCCCCGCAGGAAGGGGAGGGCGGGGTAGAGGTCTTCGGCCGCCTGATGACCGGCCTTGAGGCGCAGCTTGGGGGTATGGGCACGGCCTTCGCCTCTTCCCTGCTTGGTCTTGCCGGGTCGCTGGTGGTGGGGCTTCTGGAACTGTTTGCAAGCCACGGTCAGAACCGGTTCTACCGGGAACTGGAAGAATGGCTGTCGACGATCACGCGGCTGGGCTTTTCCAGCGGCGATGGAGAGGGTGAGGGCGGTGGCGAGGCCGGCATGCTGGCCGCAACGCTCGACCAGTTGGCAGAGCATATGGACGGGATGCAGTCGCTCTTCGTCCGGTCCGAAGGCGCCCGCGATGCGTTACAGGCCCAGGTGGGCACCCTTGTCGAGGCGGTGAACACGCTTGGCGTCGCGATGGAACAACAGTTGGACGACCGGCAAGCCCTGACCGCCGCGTTGACCCGCATGGCCGAAGGGCAGGAACGCGCCGTCGCAGTTATCGAGAAACGGGTGGAGGAAGGCGGGCTTCTCGCAGATACCGAGGCGCATATGCGCCTGCGCTCCATCGACGTTCAGCTTCTGCGCATTCTGGAAGAGATCGCGGCCGGGAGGCAAGAGACCCTGACCGACTTGCGCGGCGATCTGGCGGAGATCGGGCGGGCGCTGTCGCGTCTCGACCCCGAGGGTGAGCGGTGGAGTTGA
- a CDS encoding gamma-glutamylcyclotransferase — MAGTSGMRDGLWVFGYGSLLWNPGFPVADRRLARLDGWHRSFCMRSIHHRGTETEPGLVLALDSMPGASCHGLALRAETGTEADTLAYLRERELISSAYLETEVEVTFEDGPGVQTVLAYVIDPEHVQYCGGLPLEDQAEIIARARGGMGPNDEYLFNTAAHLAELGIEDADLSWLADRVRAMSRL; from the coding sequence ATGGCAGGGACCAGTGGAATGCGCGACGGGCTTTGGGTTTTCGGATATGGATCGCTTTTGTGGAACCCCGGTTTCCCGGTGGCCGACCGGCGCCTTGCGCGGCTTGACGGCTGGCATCGCAGCTTCTGCATGCGCTCCATCCACCATCGCGGGACAGAGACGGAGCCGGGGCTGGTTCTGGCGCTCGACTCGATGCCGGGGGCGTCGTGCCACGGGCTGGCGCTGCGGGCCGAGACCGGGACGGAGGCGGACACGCTTGCCTATTTGCGCGAACGCGAACTGATTTCCTCGGCCTATCTGGAGACCGAGGTCGAGGTCACGTTCGAGGACGGACCCGGCGTGCAGACGGTTCTGGCCTATGTCATCGACCCCGAGCATGTTCAGTATTGCGGGGGCCTGCCGCTGGAGGATCAAGCCGAGATCATCGCACGCGCCCGCGGCGGGATGGGGCCGAACGACGAATACCTGTTCAATACCGCGGCCCATCTGGCGGAACTCGGCATCGAGGACGCAGATCTTTCATGGCTGGCGGATCGCGTCCGCGCTATGTCGCGGCTTTGA
- a CDS encoding DUF2125 domain-containing protein: protein MRRVLMVLLATAAIWSGYWLVSARLLESGLQVWLEERRSESWVADAGKIGVTGFPTAFNAAITGLTLADPDTGLAWAAPEFRFAAKSYKPHEIHATWPDRQQLSTPDQKIDIGAQRMQAALHFRPGPALALTHGQADLDGFTLISTAGWTADMAGASLVADAEDGAEARYSIAFEASQMRPPAPLVAMLDRAGILPDLFDHLRLQALVDFDTEWDRHAIEDRRPQITRLDLTMLDAKWGDLAVQAAGALDVDADGLPTGDVTLRATNWRDMIAIARASGRLSDGVADQVEATLGLIAGLSGRPETIDVPLRFARGLTWLGPVPLGPAPDFSIR, encoded by the coding sequence ATGCGGCGTGTTCTGATGGTTCTTCTGGCGACGGCCGCAATCTGGTCGGGTTACTGGCTGGTCAGCGCGCGCCTGCTGGAGTCGGGTTTGCAGGTCTGGCTGGAGGAGCGGCGCAGCGAAAGCTGGGTCGCCGATGCCGGCAAGATCGGCGTGACCGGGTTTCCGACCGCGTTCAACGCGGCGATCACCGGTCTGACGCTGGCCGACCCGGACACTGGCCTCGCCTGGGCAGCGCCAGAATTTCGCTTCGCAGCGAAAAGCTACAAGCCCCATGAAATCCACGCCACATGGCCGGACCGCCAGCAACTGTCGACGCCGGACCAGAAGATCGACATCGGGGCACAGCGGATGCAGGCCGCCCTGCATTTCCGCCCCGGCCCGGCGCTGGCACTGACCCACGGTCAGGCCGATCTGGACGGGTTCACCCTCATCTCGACCGCGGGCTGGACGGCCGACATGGCCGGTGCAAGCCTTGTGGCGGATGCGGAAGACGGGGCCGAGGCCCGCTATAGCATCGCCTTTGAGGCCAGCCAGATGCGACCACCCGCGCCGCTGGTTGCGATGCTCGACCGGGCCGGTATCCTGCCCGACCTGTTCGACCACCTTCGCCTTCAGGCGCTTGTCGATTTCGACACCGAGTGGGACCGCCACGCCATCGAAGACCGGCGCCCGCAGATCACCCGGCTGGACCTGACGATGCTGGACGCGAAGTGGGGTGACCTTGCCGTGCAGGCGGCGGGCGCGCTGGATGTAGACGCCGATGGCCTGCCCACAGGCGATGTCACCCTGCGGGCCACGAACTGGCGGGACATGATCGCAATCGCCCGTGCCTCGGGCCGGTTGTCCGACGGGGTCGCCGATCAGGTGGAGGCAACGCTCGGCCTGATCGCGGGGCTGTCGGGACGGCCCGAGACCATCGATGTGCCCCTGCGCTTTGCCCGCGGGCTGACATGGCTTGGCCCTGTGCCGCTTGGCCCCGCGCCCGATTTCAGCATCCGGTAG
- a CDS encoding extensin family protein, whose product MTGRTLISALILALVAGQGAARVPDASPRPVPRPVVAENSAAMAPVVVRDDATIRPMPRPSIGAAAPSGAGAGLRPRLRPARAGVPTRVVEVSSSVALTRSARPEPRPRTPYQTASLTAAGVRSQPSTVVTGPQGAVCGDKAIRGQSLAPIPGRLRGCGVARPVRVSSVDGVPLTRPATMDCDTARALKTWVAKGVKPAVGRLGGGVGSIRVVADYACRTRNNQPGAKISEHGRGKAVDVAAINLKNGVALSVLKGWTDPVQGKLLRKMHAAACGPFGTVLGPRSDRFHQDHFHLDTARYRSGPYCR is encoded by the coding sequence TTGACCGGGCGCACCCTGATATCCGCGCTGATCCTGGCGCTGGTCGCGGGGCAGGGGGCCGCGCGGGTGCCCGATGCGTCGCCCCGTCCCGTCCCGCGTCCGGTGGTGGCGGAGAATTCGGCGGCAATGGCGCCTGTCGTGGTGCGCGACGATGCTACCATTCGCCCGATGCCGCGTCCGTCCATCGGCGCTGCCGCCCCGTCGGGGGCCGGGGCTGGCCTTCGTCCCAGGTTGCGGCCGGCGCGCGCCGGGGTGCCGACCCGGGTGGTCGAGGTGTCGAGTTCGGTTGCGTTGACCCGTTCGGCCCGGCCGGAGCCGCGCCCCCGGACACCCTATCAGACCGCCTCACTCACCGCGGCGGGGGTGCGCAGCCAGCCCTCGACCGTGGTGACGGGACCGCAGGGGGCCGTTTGTGGTGACAAGGCGATCCGCGGGCAAAGCCTTGCGCCGATCCCGGGGCGGCTCCGCGGTTGCGGCGTGGCACGGCCGGTGCGGGTCAGTTCTGTCGACGGGGTGCCGCTGACCCGGCCCGCAACGATGGACTGCGATACCGCGCGGGCGCTGAAGACATGGGTGGCCAAGGGTGTGAAACCCGCGGTCGGGCGCCTTGGTGGCGGTGTCGGGTCGATCCGGGTGGTCGCCGACTATGCGTGCCGGACCCGGAACAACCAGCCCGGCGCGAAGATTTCCGAACATGGCCGGGGCAAGGCGGTGGACGTGGCGGCCATCAACCTCAAGAACGGCGTGGCGCTGAGCGTGCTGAAAGGCTGGACCGATCCGGTGCAGGGCAAGCTTTTGCGAAAGATGCATGCGGCCGCCTGCGGCCCGTTCGGCACGGTTCTGGGCCCGCGTTCCGACCGGTTTCACCAGGATCACTTCCACCTGGACACGGCGCGCTATCGCAGTGGTCCCTACTGCCGGTAG